The sequence below is a genomic window from Lysobacter capsici.
CGCCGGCCTGCGCCGTCAGGCCGCCGCGCCGGGCTACCAGAGCAACTGCTTCATCAGCGCGCTCGGCGAACCGGTGTCGGTGAGCTGGTCGCTGCGCACCGGAGCCGGCGCGCCGCTCGGCAGCCCGCAGGTCAGCAACCTCAGCGCCAACGAAACCATCCGCTATCTCGACGTGTTCAACGTGGTCGGCGCGGCCGCGGGCGATTACTCCAACGTCCAGGCGGTGTTCACCGAATCCACCGCCAGCACCAACCCGGGCTATGTGGCCTTCTGCACCACGCAGGACAACACCTATTTCGGCGGCGATTTCCGCATCGCCAAGGAAATCGACCCGTCCGATCAGCGCTCCAAGAAAGTCGGCGTGTCCCTGGACAGCTCGCTCGGCGTCCTGCTCGGCCTGGCCAGCGGCCAGGATCAATTCGGCCTGTACCTGCAGCATCCCGACTGGGTGCAGTGCCGAATCAACGGCACCGCCGCCAACCAGCTGGAAATGCGCCTGGAAGACCCGCAGGGCAACGTCGTCGCCGGCGGCAACAACGTCAGCTCGTTCCAGAAGGTCTACCTGGGCGAACGCAGCACCCGCAACGACGGCGCGCACGGCCTGTGGAAGCTCAAGGTCGAAACCCGCAACCTGCTGAGCCTGCCGGTGAACTACGGCCTGACCTGCGAGTCGGGCAACGGCTCCAACCCGCCGCTGTTCGTCAATCACTCGGTCATCGAAGAGTTCTGAGTAACGCCTGTCCATGGCCTGCAAAAACGGTTCCGTCCGACTCGCGGACGGAACCGTTTCCGGTTCAGCGCCGGCGCACGCTCAGGACGAAACTGAGCAAGGCGAACAGCGCTTCGGCGAAGGTGATCGCCACACGCCAGGCCAGCGCCAGCATGGCGGCATTGGCCGCGCCGAACAGCGGACTCAGGCACCAGAACAAACCCGCCTCGCGCACGCCCAGGCCTGCCGGCACGAACAACGCGGCGACGCCGGCGAGGCCGGCGAAACACAACGCGGCCGACAGGCGAACGACATCCAGTCGCAGCCCGAACGATGCAGCCAGCACCGCGAACGCGCCGCACATCGCCACGTAGCCCGCCAACTGCAACAGCCACACCCATCGCATCGTAGCTGCGGCCGGACGTTCGGCGATGCCGATGCGAATGCTCGGCGGCAGGCGATCCATGACCGGATCGGGCAGGCGTCTGAGCATCGCGATCCAGGTCAACGCCACGGCGGCAAGCAGGAAAGCGCCCTGAAAGCCCACGCCCAATCGGGGCGACAACGCCGCCGGCGCGGCGGCCGCGGCGATCAAGGCGCTGATGCCGAGCGACAACAGCTGCTCGCGCACGAACAACACGAAGGCGCTGCGCGCGCCGCGATCGTGCGCATACAACGCCCCTCTCGCCACGCCCTGCCAGATCTTGCCGGGCAGGTACTTGGCCAACAGGCTCTGTCCCCAGCGCAATTGATCGCCGAGCAATCGGTCCGGCACCACCCGTCCATGCACGCATACATGCCAGGCCAGGCCCAGCAACAATTGCATGATCAAACACAGGCCCACCACCGCGATGACATCGCGCGCCTGCAGTTGCCGCCACAACGGCCACCACTGTTCCTGCCGCGACCACGCCTGCGATGCGACCAGACCCAGCGCCAGCAGGCCCAGCACCCATCCCAGGCTGCGAGCCAAGGGCCGCGCGAACTTAGACCAACGCATCCAGGCGCTCGGCATAACGCTGCCCCATCCGTTGCCACGAACAATGTTCGACCGCGTAGGCGCGCGCGGCTTCGCCCTTCGCACGCAGGCCGTCGCGATCGGCGAGCAGGTCGACGATCGCCGCGGCCCAGGCCTCGGCGTCCTGCTCCGGCAGCCGCCGGCCCAGGTCGGGATGCGCGATGGCGTCGCGCAATCCTTCCAGATCGGCGGCCAATACATAGCGCCGGCTCATGGCCGCTTCCAGCGCGACCAGCCCGAAACCTTCCGGATCGCCGTCGACCCGGATGTTCGGCATCAGCAGCAGATCGCATTGCGCAAGCCGTTGCGCCTTGCTCGCCTCGTCGACATCGCCCCACAGCCGCACGCAATCCTCCAGGCCGGCGCGTCGTATCGCCTGTGCGATCGCCGCGCGCTCGGGACCATCGCCTACGATATCCAGGCGCACCGACGCTCGCGCTGCGCACACGCGCGGCATCACGTTGTGTACGAACCACAACGCGCCCTTGCGCCGAACCAGCCGCCCGAGGATCAGCAAGGCGGGCGACGAATCGTCTCCACCGCCGATTTCCGGTATCGGCGACTCGCTCGCACCGGGATGGATCAATGCACATCGCGACTCATCCACGCCGCGAGCGATCACCGCATCGAGCACGAACCGGCTGATGCAGATGTACGCATCCATGCGACCGAGGAAAAAACGCCGCAGATACCATTGGTACAGCCGATTCGGATAGGTCACATCCAGACCGTGGACCACCACCGCCACCGGCACCCCGGCCCAGCGCGCGGGCACCGCCAGCAGCGACAGCACCGGATCGCCGAGCAGCAACACCCGGACCCGGCCGCGCAGCAGGCCCCAGCCCAGACGCAGCAACGAAGCGAGCACGAACACCGGCAATCCCCACGGCCCGGCGCGCCAGCGCAGCAGCGTCAGCGGCCGCAGGGCGCTCAGTTCGGTCGCGATGCGATGACTCAACTGCTGCATGCCCCCGCGCGACGGCGGAAACTTGCGGGTGATGTACCAGATCGACTTCAAGGCATATGCCGCCATTCCGCGCGCCGCCGGCTCAGCTGTTGCTCCTCCAGCAACCGGCGGTTCACCACCAGCTGATTCGCCAGCAGTCCCACCGCGCCGCCGATCGCGCCGGCCAGCACCGCCGTCGCGGCCAGAATCAACGACTGGATGTGGCCGTCGCCGCGACCGTGAAGGTATTCGAACAGGAAGCTCGCGCCGATCCCAAGGCCCAGCAAGGCCGCCAGGCCCGACGGCACCAGGAAGAATTCCAGCGGCCGGTAGATCAGGAACGAGCGCAGGATCGTCAGAATCGAGCGGGCGATGTACTCGGGCACGCTGCGGATCAGCCGCGACGGCCTCGTGGGTGGATTGACCTCGACCGCAACGCCCTTGATCCGCACGCCGGTCTGGCCGGCCTGGATCAAGGTTTCCAATGTATAGGTGTAACGCGAATAGACGTTGACCCGCATCGCCGCGTCGCGGCTGTAGGCACGAAAACCGCTGGTGGCGTCCTCGATGTCGACGCCCGATACCGCCCGCACCACCCGGCTGCCCAGGCGCTGCAGGCGTTTCTTCCACCAAGGAAAGTGGCCGATGCGCTCGATCGGCCGGCAGCCGACCACG
It includes:
- a CDS encoding lysylphosphatidylglycerol synthase domain-containing protein yields the protein MRWSKFARPLARSLGWVLGLLALGLVASQAWSRQEQWWPLWRQLQARDVIAVVGLCLIMQLLLGLAWHVCVHGRVVPDRLLGDQLRWGQSLLAKYLPGKIWQGVARGALYAHDRGARSAFVLFVREQLLSLGISALIAAAAAPAALSPRLGVGFQGAFLLAAVALTWIAMLRRLPDPVMDRLPPSIRIGIAERPAAATMRWVWLLQLAGYVAMCGAFAVLAASFGLRLDVVRLSAALCFAGLAGVAALFVPAGLGVREAGLFWCLSPLFGAANAAMLALAWRVAITFAEALFALLSFVLSVRRR
- a CDS encoding glycosyltransferase family 4 protein, which codes for MAAYALKSIWYITRKFPPSRGGMQQLSHRIATELSALRPLTLLRWRAGPWGLPVFVLASLLRLGWGLLRGRVRVLLLGDPVLSLLAVPARWAGVPVAVVVHGLDVTYPNRLYQWYLRRFFLGRMDAYICISRFVLDAVIARGVDESRCALIHPGASESPIPEIGGGDDSSPALLILGRLVRRKGALWFVHNVMPRVCAARASVRLDIVGDGPERAAIAQAIRRAGLEDCVRLWGDVDEASKAQRLAQCDLLLMPNIRVDGDPEGFGLVALEAAMSRRYVLAADLEGLRDAIAHPDLGRRLPEQDAEAWAAAIVDLLADRDGLRAKGEAARAYAVEHCSWQRMGQRYAERLDALV
- a CDS encoding glycosyltransferase family 2 protein; the protein is MNARRSFRTQDIAVRHAGNAVLSEPVAIGCEKTARRPIKVVIQIPCRDEAGQLPDTLAALPSFIGGVQSVEWLVIDDGSTDETTQVALDHGAHAVLRFAGNRGLAHAFSAGLEAACRRGADVIVNVDGDNQYDASAIPRMVAEIVAGRADIVVGCRPIERIGHFPWWKKRLQRLGSRVVRAVSGVDIEDATSGFRAYSRDAAMRVNVYSRYTYTLETLIQAGQTGVRIKGVAVEVNPPTRPSRLIRSVPEYIARSILTILRSFLIYRPLEFFLVPSGLAALLGLGIGASFLFEYLHGRGDGHIQSLILAATAVLAGAIGGAVGLLANQLVVNRRLLEEQQLSRRRAEWRHMP